From a region of the Dickeya poaceiphila genome:
- a CDS encoding contractile injection system protein, VgrG/Pvc8 family, producing the protein MIVNNRIGIADQLAPDYLITLTDSSGDTKTTRNLSQRLISLSLHDVMGFESDQLSLDIDDSDGKVLMPKRGEKIGVKIGWKGKALVDKGTFVVDQVSHSGAPDRITLNARSVNFRGDINTPRDGSYNTTTLGDIARTIAERYSLLPSIETTLANTAIVHENQSKESDLSFLCRLARKYSGTVAIKSDTLRLFVAGNGTAADGKNVATYLIERSDGDSHSFTIADRIANTSVTANWHDSNDAKTHTVKISRQRKAQTETSPSHPNAKSSTQLSEPSTDDYLAGEEDSQQTLQTTYSSQDEATQAALSKWRETQRGTVTFSISLAKGMENLKPGALVNLKGFKQVIDERQWTIKRLTHTIAGNGFTTAIELEVSMLDVAYDISYSVVDSANATR; encoded by the coding sequence GTGATAGTGAATAACCGCATCGGTATTGCCGATCAACTCGCGCCGGACTACCTGATCACGCTGACGGACTCGTCAGGCGATACCAAAACGACCCGCAACCTCAGCCAGCGACTCATTTCACTGTCATTACATGATGTCATGGGCTTTGAGTCCGACCAGCTATCGCTGGATATCGACGACAGCGACGGCAAAGTGCTCATGCCTAAACGGGGTGAGAAAATTGGCGTCAAAATTGGCTGGAAAGGCAAGGCATTGGTTGACAAAGGCACCTTTGTGGTTGACCAGGTCAGCCATAGCGGTGCGCCGGACAGAATTACCCTCAACGCACGTAGTGTGAATTTTCGTGGCGACATCAACACGCCACGTGATGGCTCCTATAACACCACTACGCTTGGCGATATCGCCCGGACGATTGCTGAACGTTATAGTCTGTTGCCGTCAATTGAAACCACTCTGGCCAATACGGCGATTGTGCACGAAAACCAATCCAAAGAGTCCGATTTATCGTTCCTCTGCCGTCTGGCCAGAAAATACAGCGGTACGGTGGCGATAAAAAGCGATACGTTGCGACTTTTTGTCGCCGGCAACGGTACGGCGGCAGACGGCAAAAATGTAGCGACTTATCTGATCGAACGCAGCGATGGCGATTCACACAGTTTTACGATTGCTGATCGCATCGCCAACACGTCGGTCACCGCTAACTGGCATGACAGCAACGATGCAAAAACACATACTGTGAAGATAAGCCGTCAGCGTAAAGCACAAACGGAGACATCGCCGTCACACCCCAACGCCAAATCGTCCACCCAGCTATCCGAGCCGTCTACAGACGATTATCTGGCCGGGGAAGAGGACAGTCAGCAAACGCTACAAACCACCTATTCCAGTCAGGATGAAGCCACGCAGGCAGCCTTGAGCAAGTGGCGTGAAACCCAACGTGGCACGGTGACGTTCTCGATCTCGCTGGCAAAAGGCATGGAAAATCTGAAACCCGGCGCGTTGGTGAATCTGAAAGGATTCAAGCAGGTGATCGACGAACGGCAGTGGACTATCAAGCGACTGACCCACACCATCGCAGGTAACGGTTTTACCACCGCCATTGAGCTGGAAGTATCGATGCTGGATGTCGCCTACGACATAAGCTATAGCGTTGTCGATAGCGCAAACGCCACACGATAA
- the guaD gene encoding guanine deaminase, whose translation MMETTQAYRASLLHFVADPLHNPQATRFIEDGLLLVRDGRIQGAVPYDSLTDADRRAMTVIDYRGQLLMPGLIDTHIHFPQTEMIACYGEQLLSWLNTYTFPTERKFADKDYAANRAKFFIQELLRHGTTSALVFATVHPQSVDALFSAAEAKNMCLIAGKVMMDRHAPDDLCDTAQQSYDESKALIEKWHRRGRLRYAVTPRFAPTSTPEQLALAGRLLQEYPDVYLHTHLCENPDEIAWVKSLFPEQQHYLDVYHHHGLTGRRSVFAHAIHLQPDEIHTLAQSQSAVAFCPSSNLFLGSGLFRLHPLKAAGIRIGMGTDVGAGTSLSLLQTLSDGYKVQQLQGEKLSAREGLYQATLGGATALSLDDRLGNFLPGKDADFIVLDWAATPLQQLRQQQSTSLDSRLFALMMQGDDRNIRATYIHGECVYTRHTSSCRCVGFSHSPQSLT comes from the coding sequence ATGATGGAAACCACTCAGGCTTACCGCGCCAGTCTGTTGCACTTTGTCGCCGACCCATTGCATAACCCGCAGGCCACCCGTTTTATTGAGGATGGCTTGCTGCTGGTGCGCGACGGACGCATTCAAGGCGCTGTGCCGTATGACAGCCTTACCGACGCTGATCGCCGGGCAATGACGGTGATTGACTACCGCGGCCAGTTGCTGATGCCGGGATTGATCGACACCCATATCCATTTCCCACAAACCGAAATGATTGCCTGTTACGGCGAGCAGTTATTGTCCTGGCTTAATACCTACACCTTTCCCACCGAGCGCAAGTTCGCCGATAAAGATTACGCCGCAAATCGAGCCAAATTCTTCATTCAGGAATTACTGCGACACGGCACCACCAGCGCGCTGGTGTTCGCCACCGTGCACCCGCAATCGGTTGATGCGCTGTTCAGCGCCGCTGAAGCCAAAAACATGTGCCTGATTGCCGGCAAGGTGATGATGGACCGCCATGCGCCGGATGACCTGTGCGATACCGCGCAGCAAAGCTATGACGAGAGCAAGGCGCTGATTGAAAAATGGCATCGCCGCGGACGATTGCGCTATGCGGTCACGCCGCGCTTTGCACCGACTTCCACCCCAGAGCAACTGGCACTGGCGGGTCGATTATTGCAGGAGTATCCGGATGTGTATCTGCATACCCACCTCTGCGAAAATCCGGACGAAATCGCCTGGGTTAAATCACTGTTTCCTGAACAGCAACACTATCTTGACGTTTACCATCACCATGGGCTGACCGGGCGTCGTTCCGTGTTTGCCCATGCCATTCACCTGCAACCGGATGAAATCCATACGCTGGCGCAAAGCCAATCCGCCGTGGCGTTTTGCCCCAGTTCAAACCTGTTTTTAGGCAGCGGTCTGTTCAGACTGCATCCACTAAAAGCCGCGGGGATTCGCATTGGCATGGGAACCGATGTCGGCGCCGGCACCAGCCTGTCATTGCTGCAAACACTCAGCGACGGTTACAAAGTACAGCAATTGCAGGGGGAAAAACTCTCGGCGCGTGAAGGGTTGTATCAGGCGACGCTGGGCGGAGCCACCGCACTGTCGCTGGATGACCGGCTGGGGAATTTCCTGCCGGGTAAAGACGCTGATTTCATCGTGTTGGACTGGGCCGCCACCCCACTGCAACAATTACGCCAGCAACAGTCCACCTCGCTGGACTCCCGGCTGTTCGCCTTGATGATGCAAGGCGACGACCGAAACATCCGTGCCACCTATATCCACGGCGAATGCGTCTATACCCGTCATACGTCAAGTTGCCGCTGTGTTGGCTTTTCTCACTCCCCCCAGTCACTTACCTGA
- a CDS encoding ogr/Delta-like zinc finger family protein, producing the protein MMHCPLCRHSAHARSSRYLSENTKERYHQCTNVNCGHTFVTMEAITRSIMVPGKTEPVEGESK; encoded by the coding sequence ATGATGCATTGTCCGCTTTGCCGTCATTCCGCTCATGCCCGTTCCAGTCGCTACCTGTCTGAAAATACCAAGGAGCGTTACCACCAGTGCACTAACGTAAACTGTGGTCACACCTTCGTTACCATGGAAGCGATTACCCGCTCCATCATGGTGCCAGGTAAGACTGAGCCGGTCGAAGGCGAAAGTAAGTAA